The following DNA comes from Parus major isolate Abel chromosome 10, Parus_major1.1, whole genome shotgun sequence.
AATTCTTTAAGAATAATCATCTCCATTTCTCTAATTTCACTACTGGTGTAGGCATTGTCAGTAATGTAAACAAAGTCTGCTACATCAGGAGACAATATCTCTTCATATTTTGAAGCTACAAGCAGCGCTGTTACACCCACCAGCTGAAGCTTCTTGCGAGGTACTGGATGACTCTGCaacacagacatttaaaaatgcaggcCCTCAAGTGTCAAACTCTAGATAATCAGATTCGTATTTATCAGTTTAGAATATCAGCATGACAGTGTAAAATGAGTGTAAAAAGGTTTTCACTCTAGTCAAAGGTGCCTGTATAATGACGGGCTCAAAGAAGCAGCCTCAGAGTTAAGATGCTGCACTGTAACAGCTCTTACAGAGCAGATTTGGTAGATTGTTAGATTTCTAAAAATCCCAAACTCCTTTACAAACATGGTAACTGAGTAATTACTGAGCATGACTTGAAGGAGATCTCACCTGTAAGAAGCGATCCATGATGGCCACACACATGTAGAGTGTCTCCTGCAGGAGGCGGAATCTCAAGTGCACCTGGACGAGCCAGTCCACCAGAATCGCGCGCATGCGCCCGTTGGTCATCCTCCCGTCCAGGTAGTGTGGGCGAACCgactgctgcagctgtggggagagcagggtgAGCAGCCAGGTAACCCCCCTGAGACACTGGGGCAGCCATGGGGCATCCTACCTCGAGCTCCCTCAGGTACAGGTAGATGTCCTTCACGTAGTCACTACACAGCTGGGGGTTCTCCCAGTCATCAGCATCAATGTCTTCTACGTTGTTAAGCAACACGTCAGAGAAGGCTTGGCACAAATCCTCCTCTTGCATTGATACATCCATAGGGACAGGAGACAGAACCTAAGGAATAGATCATATCTGTTAACACATCTTATGGATTTACTGTTTAAGTTTCTTTGTTTCCATGTTTCACCAGCCACTAATAAAATTTTAGACAGAAGTTGAAATCAAGCTTGGGCTCCAGTGCAGCAAGTTTCCACTGACACGCACAAACACGGAATCCCAGGATCTTCTAGTAATTGCCAGCTAAAGCAGAAACTTAATCCAGTACTTGAACAGCTCATTCTGCCACCTGAACGCCAGCCTTTAAATATAACATGCATTAAACAAAAACCTCCATACAGAGGCTTTGCTTTTTCAGCAGGGGAAGAATGAGATGCAGCCACAGATAAACTATTGTAAAGGTAGAGCTCAAAGTTGCAAATCAAATTTAAAACTGGAACAGTATCATCACTTCCTACCTTTGGAACATcaatttctttgtttgcttgatTTACAGCAGCTGGAGCTTTGGGCAGTACAATTTCGTTTGTCACCTTGCTAGGTCCTTTCACAGGCTTTATAGATGCTTTGGgacattctgttttctgtcatgaaaacatttattattaGTACAGAGCAGCAATCCAACTTCTCCCTGTGTAGAGATTTTAAGTGTTCTTTTACCTTAGATATGTGTGTTCCTCTTGTTGCAActttatttcctatttcttctAAAGCAGCCCTTTTGCCAGTCACGTGGGGTTTTGCTTTACTTCTAAGGTCAGACACAGCATTCTCCATCCCTCTAGTGAtctaaaatgataaaattacaAAAGCTTTAGTCAAAGACCAACAACTTTCCAATGCCTGACTCAATTATACTTACCACCTGTGTACCTTCATGCTTACAACCAGCTTTTACTTCCAAAACAGTCACATATGTTCAGAGGAAGAAGTCTCCTCTCTAGGATCAGAGCACTGTATTTCTGAATGGTGTTGTAAAATTAAGCAATGCACCCTCTCTCATATTTTTCAAGGTCAGACTGCTCATCTATTATTAAGTCCATTATTTTTACGCTTTGTAACTGCAGCAGCGCCCCCCAGAGGATGCTTAGAGCAAGTTATTACATACGTGCcatattaattaaaaagctATACTATGCACgcaaaaattaatattatttgttATGCACAACAATGAAATCACCAGGCTTCACGTTTTTCATGGAGTTCAGTTTAGATCATTAGACAATCAACACAGAATAGAGGCTCCTGTAGTCCCTTCCTACACCTCCCCCTAAAGCAGCTTTAGTTTTCCCACTCCCAcattccccccccccccaaaaaccctttttccccccccccccccccccccccccccccccccgttCCGCGGGGGAGCCGCGGGCAGCCGAGGCCAGGCCGAGGCGGGAGCAGCGCCTGCCGCTGCCCGTACCGGGGCCCCCTGACACCGCTGGGCCACAGCTCGGCCCGGCCGCCGCCCCACCCGCCCAGGTACGGGGGGCCCCGGCCGGTCTGAGCGCCGAGAGCCGCCCCCCACCCGGCCAGCCCCACCCGGCCAGCCCGCGGCCCCCGCGCCGCCCGAGGGCAAAGAGCGACGGAGCCCCTTGGCCGCCTCACTCTCGCCCCCCGGGCTGCTCCTCTGTCGACCCCCGGCCCGCCCGCCTCCCGTGTTGGTACTCACAGGGGCACGGCGCGTCACCGGCAGCGCCATGGGCACGGACACGAGGGGGGGCCGCTGTCGCCGCTCCGTAAAGAACCGTTCCGCTCTCCAGCCAAACCGGCGGCCGCTCCCTCACGCTGCCGCGGCTCCCTTTAAACCCCGTCCTGCTCTACTATTGGATAACTTCGTACGATGCACGCGTCCGATTGGTCCGCCTGCGCAGGCCCCGCCCCAGCAGGAAACGGCTGTAGCCGCTTCCGGTGGCGGCGCGGGGGCCGCAGCGCCTCCTGAGGGCGGGGCCGGGCTCGGCTCAGGGCCCGCGAGTTTAACCCCGAACGCAGCGGGAAACGCCTCCCGCCAGGCCGCGCCCACCTGAGGGGAGACAGCGGGCGTTTAATAACGAATCCCGAGATTCGGGAAGCTCAGCGTAGCTGCCTAAACTGACAAAAAATTAGTTACAATTCTTCTCCAGtctctaaaaattaaattagcacTGAAGGTTCCAGATAAGTCCATTTAGCAGGATAAGTAACTTCAGGTAAATGCTGATCCTTAGCTAAGAGGTTTTTCTCAGCCAGTACCTGCAGTAATTAATACGTGTAAACGAAACCGTCTACGCATCAAGATTTCAAGAGCAAAAcgagggaaggggaaaagaattgcaaaagaaacacatttgaaTGATACCAGtctaacattttatttattgcataCAAAAGGATTTCTTTTGACAATGGAATTTTATATGAAAAGTAATTTGATGCATACTGTTGAGAATCTTATCTTCAAAGATGCTGCAGAAAACTTAAGGCAATGCATCTAAGCATATAAAGCACAGTAAGTGGtggaaattttcaaaatgaaaagactattccttctccttcccttaaACTATGGTTAAGTCACAATCTTCTGGAACAGAAGTAAGCTGCAGCTTCTTAGCCCCTGCAATAGCATTAAGATCAGAACACCGTGATTCCTGACAAATACCTAAGTGTTCAGCATCACATTACAATGTTATGCATACATTTAAAAGCAAGACAGTATCAGTAGCTATTATTAACAAATCAAGTAATGGATCACTAAAATACCTCTAGTACCAGGCACTCAAATTAGACCcataaaataattccttaaaaaaaaaattaaaaaaaaaatcctccaaaccTGTGCTTCTTTGTCCTGTAAGGAAGCAAGCCAAAATAGATTCTATCACATACCCAGGGTCTCAGTTACTTCAGAGGCCCTGGGGTTTTTCCCATATCTCTCAAGTACCTTCTTGGAAACTTTTAGAAATGAGTATCATCAGTCTTCAAGCATTAGTGGTCAATTAACTTCTTTTCAACAGTCACTGGAAAACACAAAGTGTCTGTTCAGTCCttccagttatttttattcatttttagcaatgaataaattaatgcaGCTTCAACTTCGCAGTCACTTTCAGTTTCCTACAGCCAAAATGTTGAAGAAGCTTTAGTATAAACCCAAGTCAGGTTTTGAAGCAGTCCACTCATGTTGCTTCTCTCCCATATCCCCCTCATACAAGCACAAAGTGGTTTTAAGTTCAGTTTTAGCAATGCAATTAAGCTTGAAAAGGTCAGTTTATCTCACATGCTAGaataaaatttctctgtttaaagCCTCAGTGCCAGAGGTGTGAAGTTCATTGCCAGCAATAGACACTGTTCTTGCAAATGCTACTAGtaacaggtaaaaaaaataaaataaaagggaagcAGCTTTAACCATACAGAAACAGGCATCAAATTAGATAAGGTAATATttataaatggatttttaagtGTAAACATAACAGTTTATCTTCTAGGTTTCCTGTAAACCATTTTACACATAATCTGATCATGAAAGACAAAGACATGAGAAACTGAAGGTATTTATTATTCAATCCACTTACAAAGCAGGTGGCTTAATGCAAGCTAATTGACATGTTCATATATGATCCCCAAGGAACATCTTTTCCAAAGTGACAGTAATACCGTCTCAATGTTCTTGCACATTTGCATTTTGCAATGTTGAGCACATTTAAATAAACTATAATCTATTAGACATGAAAGAATGTTGATGAGCAACTTGAATCCTGATATGGATTAAAACCTCCTTCAAAGGTAAAATGTTAGTACATTATAACTTAATTCTATATACTTTATTATGCAGCAAATCTTAACTATAGAAAATACTTCAACCAGTGATGGACTGTTGGTAATTTATAAAGAGGGAATCTATGATCAAGGCAAAAACTAGGGAACCACATGATTTGTGTCTGAGTTTCTACAGGAATTTACAGGCTTTCAACTtactaatgaaaaataaaaacaagagaCAAGTGGATTTAGCTAACTTTATTAACTTTAAACCTAATAAAAATCCCAAGACAAGCCTGGAATCCTTAGAAATTCTATGAATTAATGTAtataaacccaaacaaaaaccctgcagcttTAAGTCCTTATTGAAtggttttatattaaaaaaaaaacaacacaaaccaacaaaacccaaacatataaacaaaaaaacacagccaaaaaaaaaaccccaaaaaaaaccaaccctcaATGTGCGCAGATACTTCAACTTAAGTTAGCAGAAGACCAAACAGATTCTAAGCTCTTTTTCCATGTCCCTAATAAGTCTTTCAATCTGCAAGTATCTACAATCCAGCTAACTGAAATCAACATTTAGTGTTCACTAAGAGCTGTTTCACAGCAGCATATATTTAAGTTAGGGATTCAAATTTCTAGACATAGAAGAAAATGATAAATACAATCTGAACAGCAGTCTAAATGTTTAATATTGACATTCAAATATATCTGCATTgtgctgaaattttaaaaacaaacacaaaaatctgaTCAGACAAAAACTCCGGTGATGAGTATGCTATATGCATCAGTCAAACTGAATATAATTAATATTCTGTTCCCAGTATTAAGGATGTTATTTGACTCATAACTGATCTTGTAAATATACAGCAGccattttttcctaattaagGAATGTCTCAATACATAATATTATCCTTTTCTAGATGATCTTTATacatttaaactaaaatatatatgaTCGATTAAATTAAGGAATTCAAGGTTAGTAATGAGTGAAATCATACTTTCAAAGCTTGATACTAcgtaaaacaaaccaaaaaagagaCCACACAATTCTACTTACTAAAGCAGCTAATCTCGCCTGCAAGTCTGGGGTCACAAAGCCCATAATATGTGCAAACAAATGCAATACAAGGAACCATGCAAAAATACAGTaatgaatttaaagaaaaaaatgtaaaacaaacaaacaaatttatAAATACACTGAAACTCAACTGTCTTCTATATAAACTGTAGGTCTAGCATTAGTTGTACCATATAGCAGAGCCAGCACTCTGGGTTCAATGCTTCCAAATCTGCGCAGGTAAGTCATGCCATCTTTGGTTGACTGCAGTACCAGGAAGGATGAGAGGGAGcaagaagaaggacaagagtTCTGGAAAGCAGTGTCAACTTTCACTAGGCAGCTGAGCCTCAATGTCCACTCTGCAAATGGGGCACTTCTTGTTAGTAATCAACCACTGATCTACACATACTTGGTGGAAAAGGTGCATACATGGCAGGCGCCTGTCATCAGAACACAAAAACATGTGTTAACAAAGCATTTCCAGATCAACAAACCCAttggaaaaaacacaaagtCAGCTTTGCTACTGAGGTCTATTTTCCCAAAGGTCTCATAGCCTTTCCAGTTGCACATGCATTCTGTCTAGCtccaaaaagaaagagatatgGGCAATGAAGTAAAGAATCAACTGGCTTCTGCTGTATTAAACTGATTTAAACCTGTTGGAGTTTACGCAGCATCACTCCAGAAACACTGACAGTCCTGACTAATTCAGGGCATCAGCTTGGGCCCACACTATAATACAGGCAGTCAAATGATGGAAGACTGTGATACAATTACCTACACTCTTACCTAACAACAATACAGACTGaacaatgtttattttcaacTGCAACTTCTCTTATTGTATCGGTTCAATGACAGTAGTCAACTGTAACTGTTAACCTAACCAGTACTGCACAGCAGTGCACCAGATTCAAGTATGGTGTCAAAGCCAGAACATTAACATTATATCTGATACTCAGTGTTATTTACCTGACATCTTCACCTTCCTCCAATATAGACAAACAGATGGTGCACTTTTCCTCTGTGTCTTCTTCTGTTCCTTCCTCCCCATCTTGTTTGCAGTGCAGTTTCCTCTGTGAGAACCAATCAGTTGTTACCTTATTAGTAGAGATGACATTATTGACAAACTGAGTAAAATCTGTTTTTGATACATATTCAACAcatatttctttgaaaacattttgtaatacttattaaaatgtatttgaacCAAAATGAATCAAAAACCAGAACCtggagaaaaacccaaaacatttcagatttaaCTGTAGTTAATTACACAAGTCTACTGGACTATTAATTCCATAGTGCTGCAACCAGTCCTTATACTTATTGTCTGTGTTTAAATATCTTCAATTTCATTGATgtggaggcaaaaaaaaatcctttcaacCGAATGTCTTGTCACTGTTTATCAAGTATGACAGTGTCACGTGGATGGGATTGTATATTATCATAGACAACTCCAACTGAGGGACAACCTCAGTTGTCAAAACTGTGTATACCCCAGTTAAAAACCTCCTGGTGTTCTAGTCATCACCATGTGTTCAAAGTAAAGGTTAAATTGATACAGACCAAGCAGGCAAGTACCATGAACTGTTTACTACAAACATAAAGCTTTAGTTTGTGAGCTATCACTGAGGTCTGTTATTTCCTATTACCAGCAGTTATTTCACTACTCACAGGACTACTTGTAACTACTGGACAAGTTAATCATATCAAACCACTTCTGTTTATCACATCACAGTAGCTCTTTATctaaggaattaattttaaattttccttgtgAAACAAGTGGCACTGTAAGCTTTGTTTACAATCCTTGAAATTCCAAGATACAGAAAACATGCCCTCTTTGAAGCTGACACTTCTGCAGACTTAAGCTAACCATTAACATTATTACAAGTTCAAGGAAATATTACAGACAGGCCACAATTTGAGAAATCCTCACCTTTTTGTATTTATGTGGATATGTGCATCTTTCTATAGTTCCCTGTGTTGCTCCACGATTGACATTGCCTAGTCGTTCCTCCAAGTGAATTAGCTCCTAAAAAATCATGAATGAATAAACAGTGTAAAAACTTATTTCAGCTACATCAAGGaagtattaattttattctaacCCATTTTCATTC
Coding sequences within:
- the CCNB2 gene encoding G2/mitotic-specific cyclin-B2 → MALPVTRRAPITRGMENAVSDLRSKAKPHVTGKRAALEEIGNKVATRGTHISKKTECPKASIKPVKGPSKVTNEIVLPKAPAAVNQANKEIDVPKVLSPVPMDVSMQEEDLCQAFSDVLLNNVEDIDADDWENPQLCSDYVKDIYLYLRELELQQSVRPHYLDGRMTNGRMRAILVDWLVQVHLRFRLLQETLYMCVAIMDRFLQSHPVPRKKLQLVGVTALLVASKYEEILSPDVADFVYITDNAYTSSEIREMEMIILKELNFDLGRPLPIHFLRRASKAGEADAKQHTLAKYLMELTLIDYDMVHHRPSEIAAAALCLSQKILGHNKWGTKQQYYTGYAEDSLVMTMKHMAKNVVKVNEKLTKYTAIKNKYASSKLLTISTIPQLNSEVIKDLAASLL